A region from the Paraburkholderia youngii genome encodes:
- a CDS encoding class I SAM-dependent methyltransferase: MTDRAIIDWPAWTDSPPGRYVLDWEQTQLDRVVSDVFGYHALQLGLPQLDALRENRMPCRGLVLDAASGASAPYTYPPAARRGSAGGIGGAGNPGGDNPVNAAPGAPGLHAPAGRRAVWCDLLDLPFEAQSVDLLVMPHTLEFTSDPHRLLREAERVLVPEGQLIILGFNSLSLWGVRQSIGKMTGRPFVPSAVDLIAFTRLKDWIKLLGFDLERGRFGCYRPPLASDQWLARYGFMEAAGDRWWPIFGATYMIKAIKRVRGMRLVGPLKVKKPVLAAGLAPAATPNTRNHTE; the protein is encoded by the coding sequence ATGACTGACCGAGCGATTATAGACTGGCCCGCCTGGACCGATTCGCCGCCAGGCCGCTACGTGCTCGACTGGGAGCAAACCCAGCTCGATCGCGTGGTGTCGGATGTGTTCGGCTATCATGCGCTGCAACTCGGCCTACCGCAGCTCGACGCGCTGCGCGAAAATCGGATGCCGTGCCGCGGCCTCGTGCTCGACGCGGCGAGCGGCGCGAGCGCGCCGTACACGTATCCGCCGGCGGCACGTCGTGGCAGCGCCGGCGGCATCGGCGGCGCGGGCAACCCTGGCGGCGACAATCCCGTCAACGCCGCGCCAGGCGCGCCGGGGCTGCACGCGCCGGCCGGCCGCCGCGCGGTCTGGTGCGACCTGCTCGATCTGCCGTTCGAAGCGCAAAGCGTCGACCTGCTCGTAATGCCGCACACGCTCGAATTCACCAGCGACCCGCATCGGCTGCTGCGCGAAGCCGAACGCGTGCTGGTGCCCGAAGGCCAACTGATCATCCTCGGCTTCAACTCGTTGTCGCTGTGGGGCGTACGGCAATCGATCGGCAAGATGACAGGCCGCCCGTTCGTGCCTTCGGCCGTCGACCTGATCGCGTTCACGCGTCTGAAGGACTGGATCAAGCTGCTCGGCTTCGATCTTGAACGCGGGCGCTTCGGCTGCTATCGTCCGCCGCTCGCGAGTGATCAATGGCTCGCGCGCTACGGCTTCATGGAAGCCGCTGGCGACCGCTGGTGGCCGATTTTCGGCGCAACCTACATGATCAAGGCGATCAAGCGCGTGCGCGGCATGCGTCTCGTCGGGCCGCTCAAAGTGAAAAAGCCCGTGCTCGCGGCGGGCCTCGCGCCCGCCGCCACCCCGAACACACGTAACCACACCGAATGA
- the gloB gene encoding hydroxyacylglutathione hydrolase: MNALEYVPVPAFEDNYIWVIADGHHAVVVDPGEAAPVRACLAQRGWRLSAILLTHHHQDHVGGVADLLNGQDVPVYGPAGEAIAHLTHRLKSGDHVTIAAPALEFSVLDVPGHTSGHIAYFQAADTRGTPHVFCGDTLFACGCGRLFEGTPQQMLNSLDALAALPGATEVHCAHEYTLSNIRFALACEPHNAELQAWRDKANELRSRHQPTLPTTIAHERAVNPFLRADEPAIQSNLEAQLHETVSDRLKAFTLMREWKNRFR; encoded by the coding sequence ATGAATGCGCTCGAGTACGTGCCGGTCCCGGCGTTTGAAGACAATTACATTTGGGTCATTGCCGACGGACACCATGCGGTCGTCGTCGATCCTGGCGAAGCCGCCCCTGTGCGCGCCTGTCTGGCCCAACGAGGCTGGCGGCTGAGCGCTATTTTACTCACGCACCATCATCAAGACCACGTCGGCGGGGTGGCCGACCTGCTGAACGGCCAGGACGTGCCTGTCTACGGCCCCGCCGGCGAAGCGATCGCGCACCTTACGCATCGTCTCAAAAGCGGTGATCACGTGACGATCGCGGCACCCGCACTCGAATTCAGCGTGCTCGACGTGCCCGGTCACACCAGCGGACACATTGCCTATTTCCAGGCGGCCGATACGCGCGGCACGCCGCACGTGTTTTGCGGCGACACGCTGTTCGCGTGCGGTTGCGGGCGCCTTTTCGAAGGCACGCCGCAGCAGATGCTGAATTCGCTCGATGCGCTCGCCGCGCTGCCCGGCGCAACCGAAGTGCATTGCGCGCACGAATATACGCTGTCGAACATCCGCTTCGCGCTCGCTTGCGAGCCGCACAACGCGGAACTGCAGGCGTGGCGCGACAAGGCGAACGAACTGCGCTCCCGCCACCAGCCGACGCTGCCGACCACGATCGCGCACGAGCGCGCGGTCAATCCGTTCCTGCGCGCAGACGAGCCGGCGATCCAGTCGAACCTCGAAGCACAATTGCACGAAACGGTCTCTGACAGGCTGAAGGCCTTCACCTTGATGCGCGAATGGAAGAACCGCTTCCGTTGA
- the dnaQ gene encoding DNA polymerase III subunit epsilon, giving the protein MRQLILDTETTGLNARGGDRILELGCVELVNRRLTGNTLHFYINPERDSDPGALAVHGLTTEFLSDKPKFAEIIDQFRDFIQGADLIIHNAPFDIGFLDAEFALLGLPPVSTHCGEIIDTLAQAKQMFPGKRNSLDALCDRFGISNAHRTLHGALLDSELLAEVYLAMTRGQESLVIDMLGEAQTGGATDTPRVALESLELVVITASDDERAAHEAVLDDLDKAIKGASVWRLEPAPATDEQTA; this is encoded by the coding sequence ATGCGTCAACTGATCCTCGACACCGAAACTACCGGCCTGAACGCCCGCGGCGGCGACCGGATTCTCGAACTCGGTTGCGTCGAGCTAGTGAACCGCCGACTGACCGGCAACACCCTGCACTTCTATATCAACCCAGAGCGCGACAGCGATCCGGGCGCGCTCGCGGTGCACGGCCTCACGACGGAATTTCTGAGCGACAAGCCGAAGTTCGCGGAGATCATCGACCAGTTCCGCGACTTCATCCAGGGTGCGGACCTGATCATCCACAACGCGCCATTCGACATCGGCTTTCTCGACGCCGAGTTCGCGCTGCTCGGTCTGCCGCCGGTGAGCACGCACTGCGGCGAGATCATCGACACGCTCGCGCAAGCCAAGCAGATGTTCCCCGGCAAGCGTAATTCGCTCGATGCGCTGTGCGACCGCTTCGGCATCAGCAATGCGCACCGTACGCTGCACGGCGCGCTACTCGACTCGGAATTGCTCGCCGAGGTCTATCTGGCGATGACGCGGGGCCAGGAAAGCCTCGTCATCGACATGCTCGGCGAAGCGCAGACCGGCGGCGCTACAGATACGCCGCGTGTAGCGCTCGAATCGCTGGAACTGGTCGTGATCACCGCGAGCGACGACGAACGCGCCGCGCACGAAGCCGTGCTCGACGATCTCGACAAGGCGATCAAGGGTGCGAGCGTATGGCGCCTTGAACCCGCGCCAGCAACTGATGAGCAAACTGCTTAA
- the rnhA gene encoding ribonuclease HI, translating to MTPDHIDIYTDGACKGNPGPGGWGALLRFGNQEKELFGGEANTTNNRMELMGVISALEALKRPCKAIVHTDSQYVQKGISEWIHGWKKKGWVTAAKQPVKNADLWKRLDALVAQHEVEWRWVRGHNGHPENERADQLANRGVASLAEM from the coding sequence ATGACACCGGACCACATCGACATCTATACCGACGGCGCCTGCAAGGGCAATCCCGGCCCTGGCGGCTGGGGCGCGTTGCTGCGCTTCGGCAACCAGGAAAAAGAACTGTTCGGCGGCGAGGCCAACACGACCAACAATCGCATGGAGCTGATGGGCGTGATTTCCGCGCTCGAGGCGTTGAAGCGCCCTTGCAAGGCGATCGTGCACACCGATTCGCAGTACGTGCAGAAAGGCATCAGCGAGTGGATTCACGGCTGGAAGAAGAAAGGCTGGGTCACCGCGGCGAAGCAGCCGGTCAAGAACGCCGATCTATGGAAGCGGCTCGATGCGCTCGTCGCGCAGCACGAAGTCGAATGGCGCTGGGTGCGCGGCCACAACGGCCACCCGGAGAACGAGCGCGCCGATCAGTTGGCCAATCGCGGCGTGGCGTCGCTCGCCGAGATGTAA